The Lutra lutra chromosome 7, mLutLut1.2, whole genome shotgun sequence genome segment cttaacccactgagacacccaggcaccccttattcaTCTTTATCCCTGAAACACTAGCACTCACTATGCCCCTCAAAAACTCTTACCAAATGAACTACCTGACCCAGTGGTATGTGCTATGGAATTTAGTTACTAATTCCTTTCCATATACCAAATCCTATCCCACAGATACATAACCATATCTTACCAAAATATTAAATCTTGGATTATATGAatcacaatttttcattttttaaaaattggatttcaGTTGATTAGTGTATTTTTTGAATTCTAACACTTCTTCCAAGACCCtggtaaagaataaaaatcatgggcgcctgggtggctcagtgggttgagcgactgccttcggctcaggtcgtgatcccagacttccaggatcgagtcccgcgttgggctcccagctccttggggagtctgcttctccctctgaccttctcctctctcatgctctctctcactcattctctctcaaataaataaataaaatcttaaaaaaaaaaaaaaaaaagaatagaaatcatttcaaaactaaaaatgaattaatcatTTTTAGTATTGATAtctcatttttcaaatgtattttcataaaagctatttaatgttaaaaatcttttttaaagagattctttaaaaaaaatttttttttattaacatataatgtattatttgccccaggggcacaggtctgtgaatcgtcaggcttacacacttcacagcactcaccacagcacataccctccccaatgtccataaccccaatcaccctctccatacccccccacccccagcaaccctcagtttgttttgtgagattatgagtctcttatgatttgtctccctcccaatcatgtttcattttttccttccctacccccccaaaccccccacttgcctctcaaattcctcatatcagagagatcatatgataacaatttttcatttctaataacaACTTATAAATAACTTGGGGGGATTCTATAGGGAGCCTGTATTTTCTACCACATCtattaaaggtttaaaaaacaaaaataaacatgtatggaGCCATCGCACAGAGAATCTGATAACTATACAGACCTTGTCGGCAGGAACCATGTTTTGATGTGTGTGACTACCTATGGTCGCACTGTACAACTAACAAATGCAACCAGTACCAGGAACAGTCACACAGGTCTTACGGAAGACCTACAGAGATCTTCCTCAACTAAAAATGGGGTTACATCCTGATAAGCCCTCATCAGTTGACAGTaagtcaaaatggatttaaaCGTGCTCAGAACACTAACATTACCCTAGTTAGGCTAAATCATGCAACACAAAGACTGTTTTATAATacagtgttgaatatctcatgtaatttatggaatactgtactgaaagtggaAAACACAGTGGTCGTATGGGTACAAAATGGTTGTGAGTTTATCGGTGGTTTGCCCTCATGTGTGGCTGCTCCTGCCCCGCATCACAAGAGTATCACAGCACATATGCTAgcctggggggaaaaatcaaaatCTGAAATTCTAAGTATAGTTTCTAGTGAGTGTGTATCACTTCTGCACCATCATAAAGTCGAAGAATCATAAGCCAAACCACTGTTAAGTTGGGGACCATCTATGTACAGGATCTATACTCTTAAGAGAAATGTAAACTATTTCACCATCAAATTATTCTAATTCCCCAGAGCCACTTTTAATGGTGTGTATGAATATGAACTagtgtcatttattttcattaaccaAGCACTACAAAGGATAAATGGGTATCAGTTCTCAAAGGCTCAAGTTCTATAACTAAATAAATTTCTACATCTCTTAATGGCACTGCAGGCATATCTTTAAGAAACAAGTGTCAAACAATATTCTAGATGTACCAAGGCATTTTAACTCATTCCTATTTACTATAATTATGTCTACTCAATTACTCAATATAGATGAAGAATCCAGTGCTTAATCTACCCCTGCCCCAACCAGATCTATTTCTAACAGCGAAACTGTTATAAATAAACCTGTATTCTTACCATTATTGCTAATAAAATCTTCATGTAAAATAGGCAGGTCAAGTCGAATTCGCTTTAAACAGGTCtgaaaataaagagatatttttacattttcatcagGAACACTTGGgataaaatgagaatttattcAATTCTTGTTTCAAAAAAGTTGTTCttcaaataactattttttttcctaccgtgacagatttcaaaataaaaacaccaaacaGTGACTTAGCCTCAACTAAAATCCATCCTTGGCACTATTTAGCATCATGAATGATATTCATAATAATCTCAACACCTACCTGAACTTCCTTTTTACTTCCCAGGTATTCAACTCTGTCAATAAAATCCTCAAATTGCAGCTTAGGGAATAGCCTATGTGCCCAATGCTCCATGTGTCTGATTAGCGTTTTCAAGTCTTCAGCCtggcacataaaaataaaaatgctaaatagAAGACTCATTCTCAGAACTAACCTTGTCAGCAGATTTCAGAATTGAATAGTAATGCCAAAGTCACTGGtgtcattttgtatttatagggttaagaaactttttttttttttaaagattttatttatttatttcacagagagagagatcacaagtaggcagagaagcaggcagagagaggaggaagcaggcagacagagggggaagcaggctccctgctgagcagagagccagacgtggggctcgatcccaggaccctgagatcatgacctgagctgaaggcagaggcttaaaccactgagccacccaggcaccccaaggttaAGAAACTTCTGAAGAAACtttaagaagaggaaatattCATTGAGTTTAAGAGGACTGCAGTCTAAAAGAGCACTggatatagattaaaaaaaaaaaaacccagtacaaaaacatgataaaagttaaaagataatcatatatctttttaagaaagtatttatttatttgagagagagagagagcccacaagagagcacaagtagggggggcagcagagggagagggataagcaggatccctgatgatcaggtagcctgatgcagggctcgatcccaggactcagggatcagaacttgagctgaaggcagatggatATCATGTACCTTTTCAGAACTGTAAAGGAATATGTGAAAATAAGCTTTAATAAAATACGTCAAGATATCTTTTAggaataattaaacaaaatgacAGGTCCCTAAATCATACATAGAGAACAAAGCATCAAGAAttcaaaactacaaaaatatattcagaaatccCAAGGGTAAGTACAAAGACTAGCAACAACAGTTAAAATGTTCTCAGGGCACAATTCCtctttatatatgaaattttaatttaacatttaaattttttaaaatgaaaatgaaaaacaaagtttaataAACTGGACTAAGGAATAACAAAATTGCAAATTCCtggttttaatgtaaaatattttattcttctcttaataggattttaaagatttatttacttatttttgagacaGTACGCttgcacacatgagtggggagaagggcaggggggtagaaatccccaagcagactccccaatgagcacagggccagaggtggggctccctcgatttcacaaccctgagatcatgacctgagtggaaagcaagaGTGAGACACTCTTAACCGAttaagccaccctggtgtcccttaacaatattttaaaacagaatagtCAAGGGGtgcaggtggctcagttgactcaggtcatgacctcaggatcatgggatggagtcccacactgggctctctgctcagcagggagtcttcttctctgcctctgcttctccccctgcttatgtgctctctttctctcaaataaatagtaataataaaaaaaaatagaactgtcaaAAGCACAGGCTCTGGATCACACTGTATAGAATCAAATCTCAATCCTGCTACCTAATAGCTCTGTGACTTTAAGCAAATCACTCTACTGCTGTGCCTTCTTTTTTGCGTTAAGAGAATATTTTATACACTTTGTAGGGTTATGAGAAATAAGTAATACAAGTAAAGTGCCTGACACAAAGTATGCAGTCAAATACTGGCTACTTTCCTGTTATCTGATCTTGTCTAAGAAGGCAATGGTCAACCGACCAGTAACTAAACATGTAATACCAACAGCATTGTGTTTGCAGCACATACATTAAAGTAATACAGAGAGTATGTGTTTTCCTTCTCGTTCTGATAATAAAGGTAAGTTTATCTGTTCGTATTTAACTCAATCACCTtacattattttctaattgttggGGGGGTAGCTGGTCAGTCACCTCACAATATCATGTTAGACCTAAGGGTCATAAGAGAAACACCTAAATACACCTAAATATGTCCTAAGTCATACACGGAGAAAAAAGCAGCGAGGATTCAACTCTGTGACAAAACAGGAAGAATTTCCAAGGGCAAAGCACAGAAGACTAAACAGCATAAACTCCTGGAGCTCACCCTCACCCAGTGAAGAAACACAAAATTTGTATCCTTCatataaactcatttattttagtaAAGTACTTATTATGAAAATGGTGAGGACTTCATTAAAGTCAAAGCACCAATTCATCCTTACAGCCTGAAAATTTCAACAAGGGCAATGAATTAACTGGGATggttttgtgggttgtttttttttttttgtctttttaggtaagctttacacccaacatggggctttaactcacaaccccaagatcaagtctcatgctccactaactgagccagctaggtgtccctctttttttttgagatgggtatgcttttaaaatatcctgATTTACATTTAGTTTTCTGGCAAAATAGGACAGACTTCTATTCTCTCTTCCCATCCACTGAAGCTGAGCAAAGGTACTACAATTTTTCAGCCTCCCAGCTTTAAaatcttggatttttttgtttttaattttttttttaaagtaagctctacatacaatgtggggctcgtattcatgaccccaagatcaggagttacACATTCTACCAACTAAGCAAGCTGGCACTCCTCCTGggattatttttttacttctttttaccTCCTTATATCCAACTGCCTATAAGTACTATATGTTGTTTATGTCTCTACTACTATCCTATCAGGCTATCTTGACCTTGTTCATCTTCACCCTGGTAGTGCAACAGTATCTGAATTGTCCTCTGCTTCCagtctcttccctctttcccattATCCTGCATACCACACTAAGATGGTGCTCACGGTTACATTAACAGTACTCTAGCCGGACTATGAAAGGGGAAGTCTTAACTTGGCTTTGGACACTTAAACCTCTAAAATTcctggcatctgggtggctcagtcacttaagcgtctgccctcagctcaggtcatggtcctgagatggagccccacatcgagctcccttatcagtggggagtcttcttctgccgcaccccctgcttatgcttgctctctgtcaaataaataaataaaatctttaaaagaattctaaaatctCATTTCCTTAACTAGATAATGGGACCAACAAACCTACCCCACAGGTTTGagaattaaagaatatatttgaaaatacttcATGAACTGCAAAGCTCTATAAAGATATCTGCAAAAAATTATATCTACACTCTACATTACTCAAAGATAAGagacttttaggggtgcctgtgtagctcagtcagttaagctatGACTCAATCTCAGCCCAGGTCtcaatctcaaggtcatgagttcaagccccatattgggggctcccaattaaaaaaaaagagagataagagacttatctttaaaaaaaagagagagagagataagagacttttaaaatatacacttaGTGATCAACAGTTcttaaatgtcttcatttttcaaCTTAAATGATGCCTATTATGAATTAGACACATATGACAAGATATGTGTCATATCTTGGGGACATGTAACTGATACAAGTCAAGGCCTTGCTCTCCTGAAGCCTAAAATTGCTCTTTCAGGTGACTAAGTCAATTTCATTCCTAGGAATTATAAAGTACAAACTCAAAACTTACAGACTTAGACGTGATTTTCCAAAGCCATAGAGTGGCAAAAATGAGACTATAAGACTTGTTTTCTGACTCTTAAAGCAGTGCCCTTTCCACTACATCTTAGCTTCTCAAGAGATATGATAAAAGATAGTATCTGTGAAACATTCTAAGATTCCTCAGAACATGATAATGGGCCCACAGTTCTAACGATattcaaaagaacaaagaataaaaatcagacAATTCTTACCTCATGACCTTTACCTTTGAATTTCGCCTTATCAAACACATGCCTTAATGCTGGAAGCCCTCTCTCTGAAATTAATCTATGAAGAGAAATATGTTCTTAATTTCAAGTTTTCTAGAACCACCAAGGCCAAAGCAAAACCATTATTATCCactgaactgaaaaacaaaagtgcctggctggctcagtcagctaaacatccaactcttgatttcagctcaggtgatgatctcaaggtcctaagatcaagccctacagtgggatccatgctcagtggggagtctgcttgagagtctctctctcccattccctctgcacccccatcactctctcaaataaataaataaataaataaatcttttttttttttaaaggacaaataaCTAAACTCCCAAATCATACCAACTGAAAGTTTTTTATATAAGGGGTAAAAAACATAacgtgaaagaaaaaaaaaaaaagagaaagaaatgtttaaggAAATAGTAAATGTACCTCTGAGCATCCAGCTTGGGTATATTCCGTTTAACTGTTCTCTTTGGAGGTACAGGAACAGGTACTCCTCTCCCTGACTCTGGTGAAATATACCAAGATTTaatattacttaaataatttaagcctcatttataaaacatatcATTTCTATGCTAATAGATGGATAACTGAACACAGGCACTTTCTTGGAACTCTATAAAGACCTTCATCAAGTTCAGTTCCTTCACCATCTTCTCTCTGTGGAGAGGCTGGAggtggaaaaggaggaaaagtttCATCTTCTACATGCTCATAATCTGGTAGGTCAATCAAGCCATTCTCCTGTGGCTCCAGCATCTTCTCctctacaggaaagaaaaaataagcatgtTTATTCATCCAAGTAGTCTCCCTATTACACAGTTAAGTTCTACCTGCAGCAAAATGCATGTGTTTCCGTCAGTTAAACACATCATGAAAAGAAGTGGAGACTGGTTACAGGGAAAAAACTACTGGTTTAGAAATCGGAAGTGAGTTCTAACATAGACCCTATCACCCAATAACTGCATGATTTTCAGCAAATCATTTTCCCTCAACTGTTGAGTCTCCCTTCAGAGGGCTTCAAACTATGGTTCAAATGGGTGTGAAAGAGGCGGGGTTCAGGTACCTCATCCCCACTTTAAACagagcagctttttaaaaaatctgtttacaTATTCATCTTTTAGTTAAGGTTTCCTGtgacagaagggaaataatcctAAGGCTGATAAATTGAAAGAACCCTTTTCAGTGCCATCAAACTTGACATCTAACACTTTTGATcagttcctttctcctttttctggaaAGGTATTTTTGTTGGTTTCTGAAACACAGCACTTACTTAGTTTCCTCCCTTTCTGAACACTGCTCCTAGATCTTCTGTGCAGATTCATCTTCCCCTAACCTGGTCAGTAGGTAttcaagactccatcccaggccctcTTCACTTGTTTATGTGCATGGTTTTAATGATCATTGCTAGATGAATATTTATCTCTAGTTTTTTATCTCTACTCTAGGCATCAAATCTGAGCTCCAGATCCCTACATATCCTTTTACAGCTCTTCAATTTCTCAAAGGCAACTATATCATCTCATGTACAAAACCAAACTTCTAAATTTTCCCAATTCAGTGAGTGACATCTATCCATCCATGCAGGTAAGAGAACTGTAAATCATCCCTGATAACTCCTTCCCCATCCATCCTACTTATCCTGTCCATTTTACTTCCTAAGCATCAGTTAagtctttccatttctccctATCTCCACAACCACTTCCTAACATTCCTTCTTTTCGTTACTCCATTACTCATAACCACTTTTGCCTTTTTCAAACCATTCTCCATACTATACCTAGACTAAGGCTCTGGAAATGTAAAGCCAATCACATTACCACTTAGCTTAAATACTTCAATGGGTTCCTACTGCTCTTGGGCTAATGAGAAAACACCAAAGCTCTGCTTGGTTTGGCACCTTCCTACTTCTCCAGCCTCACTTCAAACAACTCTTCATGctcttttctttatcttgaaAGAGCCATATCCCCCAGGCCATGGGAatgggaaaaatgggaaaaaatggggaaaaagtcCATTGCTAAGGTTGCTTCCTATCTTGAAGGCTCTTCCCAGACTCCTTGTCTCTTTCAGATCTCAACTCTCACCTCCTCAGATAAGTCTACCCCAATTTCCTTGAATTAAATCTCCTGTAATAAGCATTCAAAGTACCAAGTACCAATTTCATGGCACTTATCCAGtttcaatattattttccatttctgtgattaTTTGACTAATGTTTGTCTTCCATACTAGACTGCAGCTCTAAAAAGGCAAAAACCAGGTGAGTCTCTGTGTTCCACCACTGTATCCCCAAAGCTGGTATACAGCAGGGGCTTCACAAGTATCtattgaatgaaggaataaagatTCCAAAGCTTCCCTCAAACTGTAAAACTACTAGAGCTAAATGATCCCTAAAATCTCTCCAATTCTAAATTTCCATGACCACagatacaaaaaaacaaaaaaccaacgtATCAACTCCTGATGATGACCCACCTTTTATCTTCAAGTAAGGCTCAATAACCATAGATTTTCCAAAATTGGAAAGGCAGTCAGAGGTTATATAATCTAAAGTGGCTTCCTAGCTACAGTAAGTATAGTCAGGTTAAGTTTGATCCTAGTCAAGTTTCTTTGGGAAGAAATGGGGTTCACACTTTTGAGAACAGGGAGCCGTGAGTTTGATGGCAGGGCACAAACTATATTAATTGTAGCAAGATGCAGCGTAAGGAATTGGCCAAGCATGGGGGTGGCGTTTGTCAGTAAACTGGTTGTGAATAAGGCTGCTCTCTGATCTTTCACTTCTTGACGGTGGTTGCATACTGTTTTTAGACACTGATGAAATTCTAATTCTCTTAGCTTCCCCGCTCTGGTCCTCAAACTCTCAAAGAAGTCAAGGTAACAACGAAATTTAATATCCAAACTCCAATTCGTTCCCAGACCCTTAAGGGGTCCAATGTCCAACTTCATCCAAATTATCAAAACAGTAGCCCGTGTCGAAAGGGGAGGACTCCATGTCCTCCTTTGCCAGCCACCCTAAAACCACTCTGCCACCCCATCTCCCTTCTCCACCTTACCATCCCCGCTGCCCTAGTCTCCCTTCaacttcattcatccattcatcccaCATTTACAGGACGCCTTCTATGTCTAGAAGCGCCCGGACAGAAATTAGCCCGGGGCGTAGAAGTGGACTGACGACGCACATTCCCTCCCGCTACAGGGCCAAGTTCGGCAAGAGGCGGACCCGAAAGAGAAACGACAGGGAGAAGTGCCCGCCCTCTTCCCCACAGGTCGCGGCCTCTCCAGTCCCCCTCTGCCCAGGTTCGTCGCAGTCTTCTCCTCCAATCTCCACACTCCTACCCCGCGACgccccagcacccctgccctTCCGGCCCCCTCGCTCGACCACGGCTCCCCACAGGCCCTCCACTGGCCCGCGTGCCCGCTCTCACCTCACGCTTGCTGCGGCGGCCACAGCGCGGGGTTAAACGCGGGCCCCAAACCGCGTTGATCGCGAGACTCTGGAGATCGCGCCGCGAGAAGAAGCCTCCGAGTTTGGCGCCAAATCTGCGCAGGGCTTGGGCGGAGCCCGCGGGACCGGCCTACCCGCCCCCGACAGGTGCCAACCGCCCGCGTTCTCCCCGCCTTCCCACCGCGCCGCGCCCGCAGCTTCCGCCCTCCGGAATTCTTTAGAGGAGGTGGACTTTACTTACTTCAAGCTCATTATTTGTTACTCTCTAGGCAGTTGAGAGTTTCGGGAGAGGTTTGTTTTCTAGAAAACTGGCTTGTGGATGGAGCAGAGAGAATAGGGCGGAAAGAATTTGGTAAGAAACTACcgattcggggcgcctgggtggctcagtgggttaagccgctgccttcggctcaccaccaccccaagatcatgacc includes the following:
- the TIPIN gene encoding TIMELESS-interacting protein isoform X2, whose protein sequence is MLEPQENGLIDLPDYEHVEDETFPPFPPPASPQREDGEGTELDEESGRGVPVPVPPKRTVKRNIPKLDAQRLISERGLPALRHVFDKAKFKGKGHEAEDLKTLIRHMEHWAHRLFPKLQFEDFIDRVEYLGSKKEVQTCLKRIRLDLPILHEDFISNNDEEGENHGHDVTATQSGPFLTNSLGSENFASESSRSLTEEQQQRIERNKQLALERRQAKLLNNSQSLENDLLINTQSTEEVNTDEDQEESLDGFSKDILDSPHAAAAAANTVSEDDELKTETTQLDPSF
- the TIPIN gene encoding TIMELESS-interacting protein isoform X3, whose protein sequence is MNLHRRSRSSVQKGRKLKEKMLEPQENGLIDLPDYEHVEDETFPPFPPPASPQREDGEGTELDEESGRGVPVPVPPKRTVKRNIPKLDAQRLISERGLPALRHVFDKAKFKGKGHEAEDLKTLIRHMEHWAHRLFPKLQFEDFIDRVEYLGSKKEVQTCLKRIRLDLPILHEDFISNNDLLINTQSTEEVNTDEDQEESLDGFSKDILDSPHAAAAAANTVSEDDELKTETTQLDPSF
- the TIPIN gene encoding TIMELESS-interacting protein isoform X1 — protein: MNLHRRSRSSVQKGRKLKEKMLEPQENGLIDLPDYEHVEDETFPPFPPPASPQREDGEGTELDEESGRGVPVPVPPKRTVKRNIPKLDAQRLISERGLPALRHVFDKAKFKGKGHEAEDLKTLIRHMEHWAHRLFPKLQFEDFIDRVEYLGSKKEVQTCLKRIRLDLPILHEDFISNNDEEGENHGHDVTATQSGPFLTNSLGSENFASESSRSLTEEQQQRIERNKQLALERRQAKLLNNSQSLENDLLINTQSTEEVNTDEDQEESLDGFSKDILDSPHAAAAAANTVSEDDELKTETTQLDPSF